A genomic segment from bacterium encodes:
- a CDS encoding thioredoxin fold domain-containing protein, with translation MKFCFRWWVAPAVALLLTFAAQAQDSKPASAAAAPAQNTAQTAPAKITWLTYDEGLAKAKSENKPIIIDFTASWCGWCKRMDKETFSDPQVIKFITENMVPVKVWGDDTTTAGMVTHEGERMTQRALTQVYQVRGFPCFWFLDAAAGKIGPAPGYKPKDTFLPLVEYVAGNHYKTTSYENFLKKRSGQG, from the coding sequence ATGAAGTTCTGCTTCAGATGGTGGGTGGCTCCGGCGGTGGCGCTTTTGCTGACGTTCGCGGCGCAGGCCCAGGATTCCAAGCCCGCGTCCGCAGCGGCTGCGCCCGCCCAGAACACCGCCCAGACCGCCCCGGCGAAAATCACCTGGCTCACCTATGACGAGGGGCTGGCCAAGGCCAAAAGCGAGAACAAGCCGATCATCATCGACTTCACCGCCTCCTGGTGCGGTTGGTGCAAACGGATGGACAAGGAGACCTTTTCCGACCCGCAGGTGATCAAATTCATCACCGAGAACATGGTCCCGGTCAAAGTCTGGGGCGATGACACCACCACCGCCGGCATGGTCACCCATGAGGGCGAACGGATGACCCAGCGGGCTTTGACCCAGGTCTATCAGGTGCGCGGTTTCCCGTGCTTCTGGTTCCTTGATGCCGCCGCGGGCAAGATCGGCCCGGCGCCAGGATACAAACCGAAGGACACCTTTCTGCCGTTGGTTGAGTATGTGGCAGGAAATCACTATAAAACAACCAGTTACGAGAATTTCCTGAAGAAACGCTCTGGACAGGGTTGA
- a CDS encoding DNA polymerase III subunit alpha, which translates to MKLADFVHLHNHSQYSLLDGASRIELMVKRAKEFNMPALALTDHGNLFGAMEFYTKCRAEGIVPIIGCETYVAPRGMTCKQSVPGAPDGGYHLLLLAKDLTGYKNLVKLVSAAYIEGFYHRPRIDFDLLKQHAAGLVATSACVQGEVAQNLLAGKSDEAEAVARRYLDLLGTENYYLEIQNHQLDIEDKVRPRVIELARRLGVNLVATNDCHYLERKHAKAHEALLCIQTGKTLNDADRMRYNTDQIYFKSDVEMKTLFADTPEAIDNTLAIAEMCHLELETGKFHLPDFPLPEPFKTKAEYLTHLAREGLKRRYERITPELEARLQYELDVIIRMDFAGYFLVVADLVRYAKDHGIPVGPGRGSAAGSLVSYCLSITDIDPIRFNLLFERFLNPERISMPDIDIDFSDRERDQVIQYVIRKYGKDNVCQIITFGTMAARAVVRDVGRVLGMSYAEVDRIAKIIPNELDMTLEKALRAKPELKQMAAEDPRVATLLDYSQTLEGLTRHASTHAAGVVIAPAPLTEFVPLFKGSKGEVTTQYSMKWIEKIGLLKMDFLGLRTLTLLQDAERAVQENRGDTVDWNAIDLDDRKVFELFASGETTGIFQFESSGMRDYLRKLRPTVFEDIIAMNALYRPGALDANMIEKYIDRKYGREEVEYYHPRIEKILKDTYGVIVYQDQVMQVAAELAGFSMGKADTLRSAMGKKNAELMAKMKTEFIDGAVALKVPRDVAERVFGFCETFARYGFNRAHSAAYAVLAYRCAWLKAHYPVEFMAALMTSEMGDTDRIRLFMRECRRLGIAVDPPDINVSRSAFTAKGERIVFGLSAVKNVGEGAVEVIVRARDAGGQFTSIFDFTARVDVRTVNRRALEALVCAGAFDRLPGHRAQLLAALDAAIAYGAQSANDRRLGQASLFGGDVDIATTVPQLPDVAPWTQDQRWQKEKEALGFYVSGHPLLAFSEELQLFSTASTDQVADLPDESEISIGGVVTGLKTQLDRKGQTMAFFTLEDFGGTLEVICFSDAYRRNMSILTNDALVMLSGRTNTKENERPKLILNNAMPLAEVRNGAVLDIHARLSPEQLAAGVLDDLDAILGRYDKGNGFLFLYYPVGTETVKIRSNRVRLDASRELVTTLRELLGPDSVFCTKG; encoded by the coding sequence ATGAAACTCGCCGATTTTGTCCACCTCCATAACCACAGCCAGTACTCGCTTTTGGACGGCGCCAGCCGGATCGAGTTGATGGTGAAGCGGGCCAAGGAGTTCAACATGCCGGCCCTCGCCTTGACCGATCATGGCAACCTGTTCGGGGCGATGGAATTCTACACCAAGTGCCGCGCCGAGGGGATTGTCCCGATCATCGGGTGCGAGACCTATGTCGCCCCCCGGGGCATGACCTGCAAGCAGAGCGTGCCCGGCGCCCCCGACGGCGGCTATCATCTCCTGCTTCTGGCCAAGGACCTGACCGGCTACAAGAACTTGGTGAAACTGGTCAGCGCCGCCTACATCGAGGGGTTCTACCACCGTCCGCGGATCGACTTCGACTTGTTGAAGCAGCACGCTGCCGGCCTGGTGGCGACCTCCGCCTGCGTGCAGGGGGAAGTGGCGCAGAATCTGCTGGCGGGCAAAAGCGACGAGGCCGAGGCGGTCGCGCGCCGCTACCTCGATTTGCTCGGAACGGAGAACTACTATCTCGAAATTCAAAACCACCAGCTCGACATCGAAGACAAGGTCCGACCCCGTGTGATCGAACTGGCGCGGCGGCTGGGTGTCAACCTGGTGGCGACCAACGATTGCCATTACCTCGAGCGCAAGCACGCCAAAGCGCACGAGGCGCTCCTGTGCATCCAGACCGGCAAGACGCTCAACGACGCCGACCGGATGCGCTACAACACCGACCAGATCTACTTCAAGTCCGACGTCGAGATGAAGACGTTGTTTGCCGACACGCCCGAGGCGATCGACAACACGCTGGCCATCGCCGAGATGTGTCACCTCGAACTGGAAACCGGCAAGTTTCACCTGCCCGATTTTCCGTTGCCGGAGCCGTTCAAGACAAAGGCCGAGTACCTGACCCATCTGGCGCGCGAGGGGCTGAAGCGGCGCTACGAGCGGATCACGCCGGAACTGGAGGCGCGTCTCCAGTATGAGCTTGATGTCATCATCCGCATGGACTTCGCCGGCTATTTTCTCGTGGTCGCCGATCTGGTCCGTTATGCCAAGGACCACGGCATCCCCGTGGGACCCGGGCGGGGCTCGGCGGCCGGGTCGCTGGTGTCCTATTGCCTTTCGATCACCGACATCGACCCGATCCGCTTCAATCTGCTCTTCGAGCGCTTCCTCAATCCCGAGCGCATCTCGATGCCGGATATCGACATCGATTTTTCCGACCGCGAGCGCGATCAGGTCATCCAGTACGTGATCCGCAAGTACGGCAAGGACAACGTCTGCCAGATCATCACCTTCGGGACAATGGCGGCGCGCGCGGTAGTGCGCGATGTCGGACGGGTCCTCGGGATGTCGTACGCCGAGGTCGACAGGATTGCCAAGATCATTCCCAACGAACTCGACATGACGCTGGAAAAGGCGCTGCGGGCCAAGCCGGAGTTGAAGCAGATGGCCGCCGAGGATCCACGCGTGGCGACGCTCCTGGACTACTCGCAGACACTGGAGGGGCTGACCCGCCATGCCTCCACCCACGCCGCCGGCGTGGTGATCGCGCCGGCGCCGCTGACCGAGTTTGTGCCGCTTTTCAAGGGCAGCAAGGGCGAGGTCACCACCCAGTACAGCATGAAGTGGATCGAGAAGATCGGCCTGTTGAAGATGGATTTTCTCGGACTGCGCACCCTGACGCTGCTGCAGGACGCCGAACGGGCGGTGCAGGAAAACCGCGGCGACACGGTTGACTGGAACGCGATCGATCTCGATGACCGCAAGGTCTTCGAGCTGTTTGCCTCCGGGGAGACCACCGGCATCTTCCAGTTTGAATCCTCCGGGATGCGCGATTACCTGCGCAAGCTGCGGCCGACGGTCTTCGAGGACATCATCGCCATGAACGCCCTCTACCGGCCGGGGGCGCTCGACGCCAACATGATCGAGAAGTACATCGACCGGAAGTACGGCCGCGAAGAGGTCGAGTACTACCATCCCCGCATCGAGAAGATCCTGAAGGACACCTACGGTGTCATCGTCTATCAGGACCAGGTGATGCAGGTGGCGGCCGAACTGGCCGGTTTTTCGATGGGCAAGGCGGACACGCTCCGGTCGGCGATGGGCAAGAAGAACGCCGAACTGATGGCGAAGATGAAGACCGAGTTCATCGACGGCGCGGTGGCATTGAAAGTGCCGCGCGATGTGGCCGAACGGGTCTTCGGGTTCTGCGAGACCTTCGCGCGCTATGGCTTCAACCGCGCGCACTCGGCGGCGTATGCCGTGCTCGCCTACCGCTGCGCCTGGCTGAAAGCCCACTACCCGGTCGAGTTCATGGCGGCGCTGATGACCTCGGAAATGGGGGACACCGACCGGATCCGCCTGTTCATGCGCGAATGCCGCCGTCTGGGCATCGCCGTCGACCCGCCGGATATCAACGTCTCGCGCTCGGCCTTCACCGCCAAAGGGGAGAGGATTGTCTTCGGCCTCTCGGCGGTGAAGAACGTGGGCGAGGGGGCGGTGGAGGTGATCGTGCGCGCGCGCGACGCGGGCGGGCAGTTCACCTCGATTTTTGATTTCACCGCGCGGGTCGATGTGCGCACCGTCAACCGCCGCGCGCTGGAGGCGCTGGTCTGCGCTGGCGCGTTTGATCGTCTGCCCGGTCACCGCGCCCAACTGCTGGCGGCGCTCGATGCCGCCATCGCCTATGGCGCGCAATCGGCCAACGACCGCCGTCTCGGCCAGGCCTCGCTTTTCGGCGGCGATGTTGACATCGCCACCACCGTGCCGCAACTCCCCGACGTTGCGCCCTGGACCCAGGACCAGCGCTGGCAGAAGGAGAAGGAGGCGCTGGGATTCTATGTCTCCGGGCACCCGCTTCTGGCCTTCTCCGAAGAATTGCAGTTGTTCTCGACCGCCTCCACCGATCAGGTGGCCGATCTGCCCGATGAGTCGGAGATCTCAATCGGCGGCGTGGTGACCGGGTTGAAGACCCAACTGGACCGCAAGGGGCAGACCATGGCCTTCTTCACGCTCGAGGACTTCGGCGGCACGCTGGAAGTGATTTGTTTTTCCGATGCCTATCGGCGCAATATGTCGATCCTGACCAACGATGCCCTGGTCATGCTCTCGGGCCGGACCAACACCAAGGAGAACGAACGTCCCAAGCTGATCCTCAACAACGCCATGCCGTTGGCCGAGGTCCGCAACGGCGCGGTGCTGGACATCCATGCCCGGCTGTCCCCCGAACAACTGGCCGCCGGCGTGCTGGATGATCTGGACGCCATTTTGGGCCGATATGACAAAGGAAACGGTTTCCTGTTTCTGTACTACCCGGTCGGGACGGAAACTGTTAAGATTAGGTCCAACCGGGTTCGGCTGGACGCCAGCCGGGAACTGGTGACAACTTTGAGGGAACTACTGGGGCCGGATTCGGTATTTTGTACAAAGGGGTAG
- a CDS encoding M28 family peptidase, with protein MRKPFLILAALLAVAAPVVAFLPDSTLFGSGQPVIDPAAVGDLYLVTLRHADDALFLRQAGVDAILREGNDYLLLLSPAMAANPRLAELNPQLLARNVARCELALDRARDGANAARYPVLYERAGLRLLQVPAPALASEETIQTLTPLATRGPAIGYEAPQAPAMVTRSPTYAPLDSIAALVRQDSVTSYLYRLQAFNGRVATSSSNLAARDWIAGKFAAFGYDSIYYDPFPVQFSGAGTLTCYNVIATKVGTRFPDVHVVVGAHHDGVSGSPAVDDNGTGTAGVLEIARVLADIPTDVTIVFATFDAEEYGLWGSWHYAETAVAEGEQILFMWNMDMIGHITNSNRANLYHGSRIRAAQVWMSLAPGIAGITGYLAGSSGGSDHYPFTQRGFEGIFLAEYNFSTVYHSFRDSTRFINFDYATRMIKASVATIYSIQTDVDNDGHPNDADNCPLIAGAGQDDGDGDGFGDPCDNCPTIYNPGQEDDDADNVGNLCDQCPGDPINDPDNDGVCAASDPCPYDALDDADTDGLCADVDNCPSDYNPGQEDADNDGIGDLCDACPLDALNDADGDGLCANEDNCPTAFNPSQADGDGDGRADACDNCPTTPNPTQLDTDLDGWGNPCDNCPYTPYTDRTDTDGDNWGDLCDNCPTAFNPDQANTDGDGFGDACDNCPTVRTSDQEDTDGDNVGNACDNCDLVANPMQQDTDGDGIGDACECACNCHGDPAACDAIQDVRDVIAVLEAAFRGVTPTPDPNSNCPLDPTDLDCSHSTSVVDVVKIVNVAFRGANPATEFCDPCP; from the coding sequence ATGCGCAAACCTTTCCTGATTCTGGCGGCATTGCTGGCCGTCGCCGCGCCGGTCGTCGCGTTTCTTCCCGATTCTACGCTCTTTGGATCGGGGCAACCCGTGATCGACCCGGCCGCGGTCGGCGATCTGTATCTCGTCACGCTGCGCCATGCCGATGACGCCCTATTCCTACGGCAGGCCGGAGTCGATGCGATTCTGCGCGAGGGGAATGACTATCTGCTCCTGCTTTCCCCCGCCATGGCCGCCAACCCGCGTCTGGCGGAACTGAATCCACAACTGCTCGCGCGCAACGTTGCCCGTTGTGAGCTGGCGCTGGATCGCGCCCGCGACGGCGCCAACGCCGCCCGCTATCCCGTACTCTATGAACGCGCCGGGCTGCGTCTGCTGCAGGTTCCCGCGCCCGCGCTGGCGTCCGAGGAGACAATTCAGACATTGACGCCGCTGGCCACCCGCGGCCCGGCGATTGGCTACGAAGCGCCCCAGGCGCCGGCGATGGTGACCCGGTCGCCGACGTACGCGCCGCTGGATTCGATCGCCGCGCTGGTGCGTCAGGACTCGGTCACGTCGTATCTGTACCGTCTGCAGGCCTTCAATGGCCGTGTGGCAACCAGCAGCTCCAATCTGGCCGCGCGCGACTGGATTGCCGGCAAGTTCGCCGCCTTCGGCTACGATTCGATCTACTACGATCCCTTCCCGGTGCAGTTTTCCGGCGCCGGGACCTTAACCTGCTACAACGTCATTGCAACCAAAGTCGGCACCCGCTTCCCCGATGTGCATGTGGTGGTCGGCGCGCACCATGACGGCGTGTCCGGCTCGCCGGCGGTCGACGACAACGGCACCGGCACCGCGGGTGTGCTCGAGATCGCGCGGGTCCTGGCCGACATTCCGACCGATGTGACGATCGTCTTTGCCACCTTCGACGCCGAGGAATACGGCCTCTGGGGGTCGTGGCATTACGCCGAGACCGCGGTCGCCGAAGGCGAACAGATCCTGTTCATGTGGAACATGGACATGATTGGCCACATCACCAACAGCAACCGTGCCAACCTCTACCATGGCTCGCGCATCCGGGCCGCGCAGGTCTGGATGAGTCTGGCGCCCGGCATTGCCGGCATCACCGGCTACCTGGCCGGCAGTTCCGGCGGCTCGGACCATTACCCCTTCACCCAGCGCGGCTTCGAAGGCATCTTCCTGGCCGAGTACAATTTCTCCACCGTCTATCACTCGTTCCGCGACAGCACGCGCTTCATCAATTTCGATTACGCCACCCGCATGATCAAGGCGTCGGTGGCGACGATCTACTCGATCCAGACCGATGTCGACAACGATGGCCATCCCAACGATGCCGACAACTGCCCGCTGATTGCCGGCGCCGGCCAGGACGACGGCGACGGCGACGGGTTCGGCGATCCCTGCGACAACTGCCCGACGATCTACAATCCCGGGCAGGAGGATGACGACGCCGACAACGTCGGCAATCTCTGCGACCAGTGCCCCGGCGACCCGATCAATGATCCGGACAACGACGGGGTCTGCGCCGCTTCGGATCCCTGCCCGTATGATGCGCTCGACGACGCCGACACCGATGGTCTCTGCGCCGACGTCGACAACTGCCCGTCGGACTACAATCCCGGTCAGGAGGATGCCGACAACGACGGCATCGGCGACCTCTGCGACGCCTGTCCGTTGGATGCGCTCAACGACGCCGACGGCGACGGTCTCTGCGCCAACGAGGACAACTGCCCGACGGCCTTCAATCCGAGCCAGGCCGACGGCGACGGCGACGGGCGCGCCGATGCCTGCGACAACTGCCCGACCACGCCGAACCCAACACAGCTGGACACCGACCTCGACGGATGGGGCAATCCCTGCGACAATTGCCCGTACACGCCCTACACCGACCGGACCGACACCGATGGCGACAATTGGGGCGATCTCTGCGACAATTGCCCGACCGCCTTCAATCCCGACCAGGCGAACACCGACGGCGACGGTTTCGGCGATGCGTGTGACAACTGCCCCACGGTGCGCACCTCCGATCAGGAAGACACCGACGGCGACAACGTCGGCAACGCCTGCGACAACTGCGACCTCGTCGCCAACCCGATGCAACAGGACACCGACGGCGACGGCATCGGCGACGCCTGCGAGTGCGCCTGCAACTGCCACGGCGACCCGGCCGCCTGTGACGCGATCCAGGATGTGCGCGACGTGATTGCGGTGCTCGAGGCCGCCTTCCGCGGTGTGACGCCCACTCCGGACCCGAACAGCAATTGTCCCCTGGACCCCACCGACCTCGACTGCTCGCACTCAACGAGCGTGGTCGACGTGGTGAAGATCGTCAACGTCGCCTTTCGTGGCGCCAATCCCGCCACGGAGTTCTGCGATCCATGCCCATAG
- a CDS encoding cyclic 2,3-diphosphoglycerate synthase — protein MARRILIMGAAGRDFHNFNTVFRGNRSYQVVAFTAAQIPDIAGRKYPAKLAGKGYPKGIPIHAEQDLEKLIVDLKVDEVVFAYSDVPHAFVMHQASRALSCGADFTLMGPNDTMLKSSKPVISIGAVRTGSGKSQTTRRVCRILKDRGLRVVAIRHPMPYGDLTKQICQRFAELADLDKYECTIEEREEYEPHIMSGNVIYAGVDYGVILKQAEKEADVIVWDGGNNDLPFYRPDLHIVVADPHRAGHELTYHPGEANIMMADAIVINKIDTAAPESIETVRHNIALRNPKAVVIEGASPVFVDAPKMITGNRVLVIEDGPTLTHGEMKYGAGVVAARKWGAAEIVDPRPWIRGTLKDTFATYPGIGQLLPAMGYGERQVKDMEATINAADVDAVVIATPIDLRRIMKIRKPCVRVRYELQEIGKPDLVDVIDAMFERRRKSAGRAGKSRLAQ, from the coding sequence ATGGCTCGACGCATACTGATCATGGGCGCCGCCGGGCGCGACTTCCACAATTTCAACACCGTCTTTCGCGGCAACCGCTCCTACCAGGTGGTCGCCTTCACGGCCGCGCAGATCCCCGACATCGCCGGCCGCAAGTATCCCGCCAAGCTGGCCGGCAAAGGATACCCCAAGGGCATTCCGATTCATGCGGAGCAGGACCTCGAGAAGCTGATCGTTGATCTGAAAGTCGATGAGGTGGTTTTCGCGTATTCGGATGTCCCGCACGCCTTCGTGATGCACCAGGCCTCGCGGGCGCTGTCCTGCGGCGCCGACTTCACGTTGATGGGTCCAAACGACACAATGCTCAAATCGAGCAAGCCGGTCATCTCGATCGGCGCGGTCCGCACCGGATCGGGCAAGTCGCAGACCACCCGCCGGGTCTGCCGGATCCTCAAAGACCGCGGCTTGCGCGTGGTGGCGATCCGTCACCCCATGCCCTACGGCGACCTGACCAAACAAATCTGCCAGCGCTTCGCCGAACTGGCCGACCTCGACAAGTACGAATGCACGATCGAGGAGCGCGAAGAGTACGAACCCCACATCATGTCCGGCAATGTGATCTACGCCGGCGTGGATTACGGCGTGATTCTCAAGCAGGCGGAGAAGGAAGCGGATGTCATCGTCTGGGACGGCGGCAACAACGACCTGCCGTTCTACCGTCCCGACCTGCACATCGTGGTCGCCGACCCGCATCGCGCCGGGCACGAACTGACCTACCATCCGGGCGAGGCGAACATCATGATGGCCGATGCGATCGTGATCAACAAGATCGACACCGCCGCGCCGGAATCGATCGAGACCGTCCGTCACAACATCGCCCTGCGCAATCCGAAGGCGGTGGTGATCGAGGGCGCCTCGCCGGTCTTTGTCGACGCGCCCAAGATGATCACGGGGAACCGTGTGCTGGTGATCGAGGACGGCCCGACGCTCACCCACGGCGAGATGAAGTACGGCGCCGGCGTGGTCGCGGCGCGCAAGTGGGGCGCCGCCGAGATCGTCGATCCACGCCCTTGGATCCGCGGCACGCTCAAGGACACCTTCGCCACCTACCCCGGCATCGGCCAATTGCTGCCGGCCATGGGCTACGGCGAACGTCAGGTGAAGGACATGGAGGCCACAATCAACGCCGCCGATGTCGACGCGGTGGTGATCGCCACGCCGATTGACCTGCGCCGCATCATGAAGATCAGGAAACCGTGCGTGCGCGTGCGCTACGAACTCCAGGAAATCGGCAAGCCCGATCTGGTCGACGTCATCGACGCGATGTTTGAGCGGCGCAGGAAGTCCGCGGGCCGGGCCGGGAAGAGCAGACTCGCACAGTGA